In Camelina sativa cultivar DH55 chromosome 16, Cs, whole genome shotgun sequence, a single window of DNA contains:
- the LOC104754098 gene encoding uncharacterized protein At4g04775-like, translated as MSNLSTKSTGFSSSRARGRVFGVPKRCWCGEAVVALISKSDPNPYRRYYRCSFAATNKLRNDEHTFKWVDEALLNEVDAVISRNAGLEQQLKELRTERLEFDTMVYEKMEKEVLEKVEDGLGEAKSWNKKMMSVILLVCMVMIGLSKVVG; from the exons ATGAGCAATTTATCAACAAAGTCGACCGGATTTTCCAGTTCTCGTGCGAGAGGAAGAGTTTTCGGTGTGCCAAAGAGATGTTGGTGCGGGGAAGCTGTTGTGGCATTGATCTCGAAATCTGATCCGAATCCTTACCGGAGATACTACCGTTGTAGTTTTGCTGCAACAAATAAg CTTCGGAACGATGAACACACGTTCAAGTGGGTCGATGAAGCTTTGCTGAATGAGGTAGATGCAGTGATCTCAAGGAATGCTGGACTTGAGCAACAGCTGAAAGAGCTTAGGACAGAGAGGTTGGAGTTTGATACTATGGTttatgagaagatggagaaagaggTCTTGGAGAAGGTTGAAGATGGTTTAGGTGAAGCCAAATCATGGAATAAAAAGATGATGAGTGTTATATTGTTAGTCTGTATGGTCATGATTGGACTAAGCAAAGTAGTTGGTTGA